From a region of the Hymenobacter jejuensis genome:
- a CDS encoding T9SS type A sorting domain-containing protein has protein sequence MRTVQVPAVARAFKADVFPNPYQDVVTVRFTPAGTGAVTLTAHDMLGHILFTKTIAVGEGTQDIPLPQATVLQAGVYYLTVQQGNQQQVLKMSHQ, from the coding sequence GTGCGTACAGTACAGGTGCCGGCGGTAGCGCGAGCTTTCAAAGCGGATGTTTTCCCCAACCCTTACCAAGACGTCGTAACCGTGCGATTTACCCCCGCCGGTACCGGGGCAGTTACACTAACTGCGCACGATATGTTGGGTCATATTCTGTTTACCAAAACCATAGCAGTAGGCGAAGGCACGCAGGATATTCCATTGCCGCAAGCTACAGTGTTGCAGGCAGGCGTGTACTACCTAACAGTACAGCAAGGCAATCAGCAGCAAGTGCTGAAAATGAGCCACCAATAA
- a CDS encoding lamin tail domain-containing protein, translating into MESFADGDFAQNPTWTGDVTSFQVNALKQLQSNGPAVTGTTLQLATPSQVATGATWEFYANLKLATSGSNYADVWLTADRAELKTAGTKGYFVRLGGTADEIALFRQDATGSPVYVINGKDATLTSANNNAVRVRVTRSVANEWTLERDFTATSQGYVSEGTATDATYRSSAYFGIKLVYSAANSRNFYFDDFRVSDTTPPALIGAKTTASRQLDVTFSEAVAEVQSAVNYRLASGATALTAQRDATDPALVHLTFRADLPLGNLVLEVLNATDLFGNTATAPLSISFVNQGFAVAPTVNQVLITEIMADETPVVGLPASEYLEIHNPSVTALLDLAGVRLLKQGSSTAAVFPAGAVLLPGEYAVVCSSTRTSQFAAYGKVFGLSNFPSLTNAGDQVVLRGRDGRTLFEISYSDTWYKDSRKKDGGWALEMVDVTNPCAGIANWTASTDASGGTPGRLNSVHATNPDTTPPALLRAVTLSPTSLRLFFGEKLDSTAMLLPALYSLLGSANTVIKVVPQGPDFRIVDLTLATALQVNQPQTVTVQHATDCVGNATGPAAFATFALPSAPASNDIVINEILFNPRTGGVDFVELLNRSGKYLDVQGWQLINARTDSSADAQPVSAASYVLAPGQLVVLTTRPDIVISHYPTNDPAAFLLMPHLPSLPDDAAVVVLADAAGRTLDRYAYDKKQHLALLNDLNGVSIERIRADGPSQPSNFHSAASTVGYATPGRQNSQYQGDIAGDKVFRVEPEVFTPDGDGQQDFTTLNYQLDQGGFAASVTIYDAQGRLTRRLVRNETLATSGFFQWDGLTDRGTKAPIGYYVLFVELFQASTGQKQEYKKNVVVGAHF; encoded by the coding sequence GTGGAATCCTTTGCCGACGGTGATTTTGCCCAAAATCCTACTTGGACGGGTGATGTAACTAGTTTTCAGGTTAATGCGCTGAAGCAGCTACAAAGCAACGGTCCGGCCGTTACCGGCACGACGCTGCAACTGGCGACACCCAGCCAAGTAGCAACGGGCGCGACTTGGGAGTTCTATGCCAACCTGAAGCTGGCTACGTCGGGCAGCAACTATGCCGACGTATGGCTAACCGCTGATCGGGCCGAACTGAAAACGGCGGGCACCAAGGGCTACTTCGTGCGCTTGGGTGGCACAGCCGATGAAATAGCGCTCTTCCGCCAAGACGCCACGGGCAGCCCAGTCTATGTTATAAACGGGAAAGATGCTACCCTCACTTCGGCCAATAACAACGCCGTGCGAGTGCGAGTAACACGTTCAGTAGCAAACGAATGGACGCTGGAGCGGGACTTTACGGCCACCAGCCAGGGCTACGTGAGCGAAGGCACCGCTACGGATGCTACCTATCGGAGCAGCGCCTATTTTGGCATAAAGCTCGTGTATTCCGCGGCTAACAGCCGCAACTTTTACTTCGACGATTTTCGTGTTTCGGACACCACGCCGCCTGCTCTGATAGGTGCCAAAACGACCGCCAGCCGCCAGCTGGACGTGACTTTTTCGGAAGCCGTAGCAGAAGTGCAAAGTGCCGTGAATTACCGGCTTGCTTCCGGCGCAACCGCGCTCACCGCCCAGCGCGACGCCACCGATCCTGCCCTAGTGCACCTAACGTTCAGAGCCGATCTGCCGCTCGGAAACCTAGTGCTGGAAGTGCTGAATGCCACAGATTTGTTCGGAAATACCGCAACAGCACCGCTTTCAATAAGCTTTGTAAATCAGGGGTTTGCGGTGGCGCCTACCGTCAACCAAGTGTTGATTACCGAGATTATGGCCGACGAAACGCCCGTCGTTGGTCTGCCCGCCTCAGAATATTTAGAAATCCATAACCCGAGTGTTACCGCTTTGCTGGACTTGGCCGGCGTGCGGCTGCTTAAGCAGGGCAGCAGCACAGCCGCTGTGTTTCCGGCGGGCGCGGTGCTGTTGCCGGGCGAATACGCGGTAGTGTGTAGCAGCACCCGGACCAGCCAGTTTGCCGCGTATGGGAAGGTATTTGGGCTGAGCAACTTCCCAAGCTTAACCAACGCCGGTGATCAGGTGGTGTTGCGCGGGCGCGATGGGCGCACACTATTTGAGATCTCATACTCAGATACTTGGTACAAGGACAGCCGTAAGAAAGACGGCGGCTGGGCACTGGAAATGGTCGACGTAACGAATCCCTGCGCCGGTATCGCCAACTGGACGGCCAGCACTGATGCTAGCGGCGGTACGCCCGGCCGCCTCAACTCCGTGCACGCCACCAACCCCGATACTACGCCGCCTGCGCTGCTGCGCGCCGTAACGCTTTCTCCGACTTCGCTGCGGCTGTTTTTCGGTGAAAAGCTCGACAGCACAGCCATGCTTTTGCCGGCATTGTATTCGCTGTTGGGCTCCGCGAACACGGTAATCAAGGTAGTGCCGCAAGGGCCTGATTTTAGGATTGTTGATCTGACTCTGGCTACGGCTCTGCAAGTCAATCAACCCCAAACCGTAACCGTGCAGCACGCTACTGATTGCGTGGGCAATGCGACCGGTCCGGCGGCTTTTGCTACGTTTGCACTCCCCAGTGCTCCTGCCAGTAATGACATAGTAATCAATGAGATACTGTTTAACCCGCGCACGGGCGGCGTTGACTTTGTTGAGTTGCTGAATCGCTCGGGCAAGTACCTGGACGTGCAGGGATGGCAACTCATCAATGCCCGTACCGACAGCTCAGCCGACGCCCAGCCCGTGAGCGCAGCTTCCTATGTGCTGGCGCCGGGGCAGTTGGTGGTGCTCACCACGCGCCCCGATATCGTGATCAGTCACTACCCTACCAACGATCCGGCGGCTTTCCTGCTCATGCCGCACTTGCCTTCGCTGCCCGACGATGCCGCTGTGGTGGTACTCGCCGATGCCGCCGGCCGCACACTCGATCGGTATGCGTACGACAAGAAGCAGCATCTGGCCTTGCTCAACGATCTCAACGGTGTGTCGATCGAACGCATTCGCGCCGATGGGCCGAGTCAGCCAAGTAACTTTCATTCAGCAGCCAGCACAGTTGGGTATGCTACGCCGGGTCGGCAAAACTCACAGTATCAAGGTGATATAGCCGGGGATAAAGTCTTTCGGGTAGAGCCCGAAGTGTTCACTCCCGATGGAGATGGCCAGCAGGATTTTACCACGCTCAATTACCAACTGGACCAAGGCGGTTTTGCCGCTAGCGTAACCATTTACGATGCCCAGGGTCGCCTCACGCGCCGCCTCGTCCGCAACGAAACGCTGGCTACGAGCGGCTTTTTCCAATGGGATGGCCTCACCGATCGGGGCACGAAAGCGCCGATTGGCTACTACGTTCTGTTCGTTGAGCTCTTTCAGGCCAGCACTGGGCAGAAGCAGGAATACAAGAAAAATGTAGTTGTCGGCGCGCATTTTTAG
- a CDS encoding DUF1800 domain-containing protein, with product MTTTQQHLQHLYWRAGFGPLPEEVTKMGSIRKAVHALFRVSDKVEPLDSPTMHFAEAKATMAASATVPTMDSQVAGMRTTPEASLMRRGLTPEQRKLDNEQRRDAFYAMNVGWLDRMATSPAQLREKMTFFWHGHFACRVRQPEAALQLNNTIRRLALGKFGDLLLAVSQEPAMLQFLNNQQNRKQHPNENFAREVMELFTIGRGHYTEQDIKEAARAFTGWSDDENHQFVFRARQHDDGPKTFMGRTGNWGGEDVLKTLLEQPQTAEFITTKLYRFFVNDVPNPAHILPLAKSFYQSQYDISLLLERLFTAEWFYDAANMGNRIKSPIELLAGIKRTFGLQLDDNKLFVTFEKALGQTLFEPPNVAGWPGGRSWIDSSSLAIRLQLPQVLFRNAEFRIALKEDENDIAPTVPRAERTFRQPVKAHVRLAPLTQLLAGTAPAEQPAKLSAFLLQTPIRPENLALIQQQADRAPADDRLRAVITSLLALPEYQLM from the coding sequence ATGACGACGACGCAACAGCATTTGCAGCATTTATACTGGCGAGCCGGTTTCGGTCCGTTGCCGGAGGAGGTAACAAAGATGGGCTCGATCAGGAAAGCAGTGCACGCGCTGTTCCGAGTCTCCGATAAAGTCGAGCCGCTCGATAGCCCGACCATGCACTTCGCCGAAGCAAAGGCCACAATGGCCGCTTCCGCGACTGTGCCAACGATGGATTCGCAGGTGGCCGGCATGCGGACTACGCCAGAAGCTTCGCTGATGCGGCGCGGCCTGACTCCTGAGCAGCGCAAGCTCGATAATGAGCAACGACGCGACGCTTTTTATGCCATGAACGTGGGCTGGCTTGACCGTATGGCCACGTCGCCGGCGCAGCTGCGCGAGAAAATGACCTTCTTCTGGCACGGCCACTTTGCCTGTCGGGTGCGGCAGCCGGAGGCCGCGTTGCAACTCAATAACACCATCCGGCGGCTGGCGTTGGGCAAGTTTGGTGATTTGCTGCTGGCCGTTTCGCAAGAACCGGCGATGCTGCAATTCCTTAATAATCAACAAAATAGAAAACAGCATCCCAACGAGAACTTCGCGCGGGAAGTGATGGAGTTGTTTACGATTGGGCGCGGGCACTACACCGAGCAAGATATAAAAGAGGCAGCCCGCGCCTTCACCGGCTGGTCGGACGACGAAAACCACCAGTTTGTGTTTCGGGCCCGGCAACACGATGATGGGCCCAAAACATTCATGGGCCGCACGGGCAATTGGGGCGGCGAAGATGTGCTCAAAACCCTTTTGGAGCAGCCCCAAACGGCCGAATTTATCACGACGAAGCTCTACCGCTTTTTCGTCAACGACGTGCCCAATCCGGCGCACATTCTGCCGCTGGCCAAGTCATTTTACCAGAGTCAGTACGACATCAGCTTGTTGTTGGAGCGCTTGTTTACGGCCGAATGGTTTTATGACGCTGCCAATATGGGCAACCGCATCAAGTCGCCGATTGAGCTGCTGGCTGGCATCAAGCGTACGTTTGGTTTGCAACTTGATGATAATAAGCTGTTTGTGACTTTTGAAAAAGCGTTGGGCCAAACCTTATTCGAGCCGCCCAACGTGGCCGGCTGGCCCGGCGGCCGCAGTTGGATTGATAGCTCGTCGTTGGCGATTCGGCTGCAATTGCCTCAGGTATTGTTTCGAAATGCCGAGTTTCGGATCGCCCTCAAGGAAGATGAAAACGATATTGCGCCCACGGTGCCGCGCGCGGAGCGCACTTTCCGCCAGCCCGTGAAAGCCCATGTTCGGCTGGCGCCGCTCACGCAGCTATTGGCTGGCACAGCGCCGGCCGAGCAGCCGGCTAAGCTGAGTGCTTTTCTGCTGCAAACGCCAATTCGGCCCGAAAATCTGGCTTTGATACAGCAACAGGCTGACCGTGCGCCGGCCGACGACCGCTTGCGCGCAGTGATTACCAGCCTGCTGGCTTTGCCGGAATATCAGCTGATGTAG
- a CDS encoding DUF1501 domain-containing protein, translated as MPTSRRDFLKTSVLASSLLFVPKFLHALDRQGLTRMRDSNGRRLVVVQLGGGNDGLNTIIPYRNDLYYNARPTLGIKPQSGILTLEKDLGFNPAMTRLKALYDEGHVAVLNSVGYPNPDRSHFRSMDIWQSGSASDQYVATGWLGRYLDSNCPGCELPYNGLEVDDTLSLAMKGNVRKGLALKNPEKFHQITQNQLIAKISGEKANTGGSELDYLYKTLTETASSAEYLYQTSKVYKSGVSYPNTEFAKSLKTTAELINSGIESRVFYVSLSGFDTHVRQQEQQAKLLGNLSESLGAFAEDLQKSGEFENTLVLVFSEFGRRVSQNASNGTDHGTANNVLLLGGGLRQKGVLNDAPDLQNLDQGDLNYQVDFRSVYATVLRDWLRADDTVILGQEFARLSGLV; from the coding sequence ATGCCTACTTCCCGTCGCGATTTTCTGAAAACTTCGGTGCTGGCCAGCTCGCTGCTGTTCGTGCCTAAATTCCTGCATGCACTTGATCGTCAAGGGCTAACACGAATGCGCGACTCCAACGGGCGGCGCTTGGTGGTAGTGCAGCTGGGAGGGGGCAACGACGGCCTGAATACGATCATTCCGTACCGCAACGACCTGTATTACAACGCGCGCCCTACGCTCGGCATCAAGCCGCAGAGTGGCATTCTGACGCTGGAGAAAGATCTGGGTTTCAATCCGGCCATGACGCGCCTGAAAGCGCTCTACGACGAAGGGCACGTGGCTGTGCTCAACAGCGTGGGCTACCCCAACCCGGATCGCTCGCACTTTCGCTCAATGGATATCTGGCAAAGTGGCTCAGCATCAGATCAATATGTGGCTACCGGTTGGCTGGGGCGCTATCTGGATTCAAACTGCCCCGGCTGCGAACTCCCTTACAACGGCCTGGAAGTAGACGACACGCTGAGCTTGGCGATGAAGGGTAATGTGCGCAAAGGCTTAGCACTCAAAAACCCCGAGAAATTTCACCAAATAACTCAGAATCAGTTGATTGCTAAAATCAGTGGGGAGAAGGCCAATACGGGCGGTTCGGAGCTGGATTACCTCTACAAGACCCTGACCGAAACGGCCTCGTCGGCCGAATACTTGTACCAGACTTCCAAAGTATACAAATCCGGCGTGTCGTATCCCAACACGGAATTTGCGAAGAGCCTGAAAACCACCGCCGAACTGATCAACAGCGGCATCGAATCGCGGGTGTTTTACGTGTCGCTTTCGGGCTTCGACACGCACGTGCGCCAGCAGGAACAACAGGCGAAGCTATTGGGCAATCTGTCGGAGAGCCTCGGAGCTTTTGCCGAGGATCTGCAAAAAAGTGGCGAGTTTGAGAATACGCTCGTGCTGGTGTTTTCAGAGTTTGGCCGGCGTGTGTCGCAAAACGCCAGCAACGGCACCGACCACGGCACGGCCAACAACGTGCTGCTGCTGGGCGGCGGATTGCGGCAAAAAGGCGTGCTCAACGATGCGCCAGACCTGCAAAATCTCGACCAAGGCGACCTCAACTATCAGGTGGACTTCCGCAGCGTTTATGCCACCGTGCTCCGCGACTGGCTACGCGCCGACGATACAGTCATTCTGGGTCAGGAATTTGCGCGGCTCAGTGGTTTAGTGTAA
- the dxs gene encoding 1-deoxy-D-xylulose-5-phosphate synthase → MIVEPGELLAAINSPNDLKKLSQDQLVQLSQELRQFIIDSVSIYGGHFGASLGVVELTVALHYVFNTPDDQLVWDVGHQAYGHKILTGRRDQFPTNRRYGGMSGFPKRKESEYDAFGVGHSSTSIGAALGMAVASDYKKEFDRQHIAVIGDGAMTAGMAFEALNHAGVTNTNLLVILNDNCMSIDPNVGALKEYLTDITTSRTYNKVRDELWNVLGKLSKFGPNPQQIARKVEQAMKATLLKQSNLFEALKFRYFGPVDGHDVDHLVTILRDLKSIPGPKLLHCVTVKGKGYALAEKDQTLWHAPGLFDKITGEIYKKVPDKPQPPKYQDVFGHTLVELAEQNDKIMGVTPAMPSGSSLNIMMKAMPDRAFDVGIAEQHAVTFSAGLATQGLVPFCNIYSSFMQRAYDQVVHDVALQNLHVVFCLDRAGFAGADGPTHHGCYDIAYMRCIPNMVVSAPMNEEELRNLMYTATLPENAGPFSIRYPRGEGVMPEWRKPLKKLTIGTGRVVRDGEGVAILSIGHIGNYAQKAANQLVAEGLNPGHYDMRFCKPLDEEMLHNVLRQYKAIITVEDGCLQGGFGAAVLEFMADHGYSLPVKRLGIPDRVVEHGSQDELYKECGFDANGIAEAVRSLTAKATVASVVEVTL, encoded by the coding sequence ATGATTGTCGAACCTGGTGAATTGCTGGCGGCTATAAACTCGCCCAACGACCTAAAAAAGCTCAGCCAAGATCAGCTGGTACAACTCAGCCAGGAGCTCCGGCAGTTCATTATCGACTCGGTTTCGATTTACGGAGGCCACTTTGGGGCCTCACTAGGGGTAGTAGAACTAACGGTGGCGCTGCACTACGTTTTCAACACTCCTGACGACCAGCTGGTGTGGGATGTAGGCCACCAGGCTTACGGCCACAAAATCCTGACCGGACGCCGCGACCAGTTCCCCACCAACCGTCGCTATGGCGGCATGTCGGGCTTTCCGAAGCGCAAAGAGAGTGAGTATGATGCCTTCGGCGTAGGCCACAGCAGCACTAGCATAGGCGCGGCTCTGGGTATGGCTGTTGCCTCTGATTACAAGAAAGAGTTTGACCGTCAGCACATTGCCGTAATCGGCGACGGTGCCATGACGGCCGGAATGGCTTTTGAGGCGCTCAACCACGCCGGCGTAACCAATACCAATCTGCTGGTTATCCTCAACGATAACTGCATGAGCATCGACCCCAATGTGGGGGCGCTCAAAGAATATCTAACCGATATTACTACGTCGCGCACCTACAACAAAGTGCGCGACGAGCTCTGGAATGTGCTGGGCAAGCTGAGCAAATTCGGCCCCAACCCCCAGCAGATTGCCCGCAAGGTAGAGCAAGCTATGAAAGCTACTTTGTTGAAACAGAGTAACTTATTTGAAGCCCTGAAATTCCGCTATTTCGGTCCGGTCGATGGGCACGACGTCGACCATTTGGTTACGATTCTGCGCGATCTCAAGAGCATTCCGGGCCCCAAGCTGCTGCACTGCGTTACGGTGAAAGGCAAAGGCTACGCCTTGGCCGAAAAAGACCAGACGCTGTGGCACGCGCCGGGCTTATTCGACAAAATCACGGGCGAGATTTACAAGAAAGTCCCGGACAAGCCCCAACCGCCCAAGTATCAGGATGTATTCGGGCATACGCTGGTAGAGTTGGCTGAGCAAAACGACAAGATCATGGGCGTGACGCCGGCGATGCCTTCGGGCTCGTCGCTGAACATCATGATGAAAGCCATGCCCGACCGCGCCTTCGACGTGGGCATTGCTGAGCAACACGCTGTTACCTTTTCGGCGGGCTTGGCCACGCAGGGGTTGGTGCCGTTCTGCAACATCTATTCATCGTTCATGCAACGGGCTTATGATCAGGTAGTTCACGATGTGGCGTTGCAAAATCTGCACGTCGTATTCTGCCTCGACCGGGCCGGTTTTGCCGGCGCCGACGGCCCTACGCACCACGGCTGCTACGATATTGCCTATATGCGCTGCATCCCGAACATGGTGGTTTCGGCCCCGATGAACGAGGAGGAGCTGCGCAACCTGATGTATACCGCCACGCTGCCCGAAAACGCCGGCCCCTTCAGCATCCGTTACCCGCGCGGCGAAGGTGTGATGCCGGAGTGGCGTAAGCCTCTCAAGAAACTTACCATCGGTACCGGCCGCGTAGTGCGCGATGGAGAAGGCGTGGCCATTCTGAGTATTGGGCACATTGGCAACTATGCGCAAAAGGCTGCTAATCAATTGGTTGCAGAAGGGCTAAACCCTGGCCACTACGACATGCGCTTCTGCAAACCGTTGGACGAGGAAATGCTCCATAATGTGCTGCGGCAGTACAAAGCCATCATAACCGTAGAAGACGGTTGCCTGCAAGGCGGCTTTGGCGCGGCCGTGCTGGAGTTTATGGCCGATCATGGGTACTCGCTGCCCGTGAAGCGCCTCGGCATCCCCGACCGCGTAGTAGAACACGGCTCTCAGGATGAGCTTTATAAGGAATGCGGCTTCGACGCGAATGGCATTGCTGAGGCAGTTCGCTCCTTAACTGCCAAAGCCACAGTGGCTTCAGTAGTAGAAGTGACTTTGTAG
- a CDS encoding aspartate-semialdehyde dehydrogenase, which translates to MKVAVVGATGLVGGEMLKVLAERNFPVTELLPVASEKSVGQLIDFQDKKYPVVSMDAAIAARPDVAIFSAGGSVSKEQAPRFAEVGTVVIDNSSAWRMDPTKKLVVPEINAKELTPDDKIIANPNCSTIQMVLAVHKLHEAYKIKRIVVSTYQSVTGTGKKAVDQLMAERAGTPDAAPKAYPHPIDLNVLPHIDVFEDNGYTKEEMKMVKETKKIMGDDSIKVTATAVRIPVMGGHSEAINVEFERDFDLQDVYRLLRETDGVEVVDDVANNQYPMPKDAHGKDAVLVGRLRRDESQANTLNMWVVADNLRKGAATNAVQIAEHMIKLGLLKEAVAVS; encoded by the coding sequence ATGAAAGTAGCTGTAGTAGGCGCCACCGGCCTGGTCGGGGGCGAAATGTTGAAGGTACTGGCCGAGCGGAATTTCCCGGTCACAGAGCTTCTGCCCGTTGCCTCCGAAAAATCGGTAGGACAACTCATTGATTTTCAAGACAAAAAGTATCCGGTCGTGAGCATGGATGCGGCTATTGCCGCCCGGCCCGACGTGGCTATTTTTTCGGCTGGCGGCTCGGTCTCGAAGGAGCAAGCGCCCCGCTTTGCCGAAGTTGGCACCGTCGTGATCGACAACTCCTCGGCTTGGCGCATGGACCCCACCAAGAAGCTGGTGGTGCCCGAGATCAATGCCAAAGAGCTGACCCCGGACGACAAGATCATTGCTAATCCCAACTGCTCGACCATTCAAATGGTCTTGGCAGTGCACAAGCTGCACGAGGCGTATAAGATAAAGCGCATTGTGGTAAGCACTTACCAAAGCGTAACCGGTACCGGCAAAAAAGCGGTAGACCAACTCATGGCCGAGCGCGCTGGCACGCCCGATGCTGCGCCGAAAGCCTATCCCCACCCCATCGACCTGAACGTGCTGCCTCACATCGACGTGTTCGAAGACAATGGCTACACCAAGGAGGAGATGAAAATGGTGAAGGAAACCAAGAAAATCATGGGCGATGACTCCATTAAAGTAACTGCTACCGCCGTTCGCATTCCCGTGATGGGCGGCCACTCGGAAGCAATAAACGTGGAGTTTGAGCGTGATTTTGACCTACAAGACGTATACCGGCTGCTACGCGAAACCGATGGCGTAGAAGTTGTCGACGACGTGGCCAACAACCAGTACCCGATGCCCAAAGATGCCCACGGCAAAGATGCCGTGCTGGTTGGCCGTCTTCGCCGCGATGAATCGCAAGCCAACACGCTGAATATGTGGGTGGTAGCCGATAACCTGCGCAAAGGCGCTGCAACCAACGCCGTACAGATCGCGGAGCATATGATTAAGCTTGGATTGCTGAAAGAAGCAGTAGCGGTAAGCTAA
- a CDS encoding alpha/beta fold hydrolase produces MPQHLALVFLHGFAESREVWAEFVQGFPKQYKLLLFDLLGFGDNYFSNNDLSMEAQAEYVAEQLHIAGVEKAVLIGHSMGGYVALAFAEKYPAQVAGLCLFHSSAQADTGEKKANRDKNIHFVERHGVEKFMGSFIRPLLAPANRDRLAHRVAFLEDIAKSVSKETIVNGTRAMRDRPDRMHVLREATFPVLFIVGKEDVAVSLEASLAQVALPPISTALFLADVGHMGYFEQPDETRRAVLELAKASWGL; encoded by the coding sequence ATGCCTCAACACCTCGCACTCGTTTTCCTGCACGGCTTTGCCGAAAGCCGCGAAGTCTGGGCGGAATTCGTTCAAGGCTTCCCCAAACAATACAAGCTGCTCCTATTTGACTTGTTAGGATTTGGTGATAACTATTTCAGCAACAACGATTTGTCAATGGAGGCGCAGGCAGAATATGTCGCCGAGCAACTTCACATAGCCGGCGTAGAAAAAGCCGTACTCATTGGGCACTCGATGGGCGGCTACGTGGCCTTGGCGTTTGCGGAAAAGTATCCGGCGCAGGTCGCGGGTCTCTGCCTATTCCATTCCTCTGCCCAAGCCGATACCGGCGAAAAGAAGGCCAACCGCGATAAAAACATCCATTTCGTTGAGCGCCACGGCGTCGAAAAGTTTATGGGTTCCTTTATCCGCCCGCTACTGGCCCCTGCCAACCGCGATCGGCTAGCCCATCGCGTTGCTTTCCTGGAAGATATCGCCAAGTCGGTGTCGAAGGAAACCATCGTCAACGGTACGCGCGCCATGCGCGACCGCCCCGATCGCATGCATGTGTTGCGTGAGGCGACGTTTCCGGTGCTGTTTATCGTGGGCAAAGAAGATGTAGCCGTATCGCTGGAAGCCTCGCTAGCGCAAGTCGCGCTGCCGCCTATTAGCACAGCCTTATTTCTGGCTGATGTAGGCCACATGGGGTACTTTGAGCAGCCAGATGAAACGCGGCGCGCTGTGCTGGAGCTAGCGAAAGCCAGTTGGGGTCTCTAA
- a CDS encoding transporter, producing the protein MKARCTPLLLLLVLMLMGLPQSSQAQELGSTPAKGKFYTLFRPVPRDSLQELRPDRPGVTESPYTVDAGHFQLETDLFRLINSRDKQHRERDFNVNHALIKLGLTQRMDFQVGIDSYSWEKQWDEQQEPERNQGFGDVTLRLKRSILGEHGKPGALAVVGYVRLPAGRNVGNEKAEYGLIIPYSYDFSKKLNLQVQLENDLRYDSEAGERFVRVSPSSAIDYEFSKKFSSFVEIVGQWDTRQSSWQASVNLGPQFNISDNVILDGGAHLALTREIDREYFLGLSFRI; encoded by the coding sequence ATGAAAGCACGTTGTACTCCGCTGTTGCTCTTGCTCGTACTCATGCTCATGGGTTTGCCCCAAAGCAGCCAGGCGCAGGAATTAGGCTCGACTCCGGCCAAAGGCAAGTTTTACACGCTTTTCCGGCCCGTGCCGCGCGACTCGTTGCAGGAGCTGCGCCCCGACCGGCCGGGCGTTACCGAAAGCCCTTATACCGTCGATGCCGGGCATTTTCAGCTGGAGACGGACTTGTTTCGGCTGATTAACAGCCGGGACAAGCAGCACCGCGAGCGCGATTTCAACGTCAACCACGCGCTGATCAAGCTGGGCCTTACCCAGCGCATGGATTTTCAGGTCGGTATCGACTCGTATTCGTGGGAAAAACAATGGGACGAACAACAGGAACCCGAACGCAACCAAGGTTTCGGCGACGTCACGTTGCGGCTGAAGCGCAGCATCCTGGGCGAGCACGGCAAGCCCGGCGCGCTGGCGGTAGTCGGCTACGTGCGCCTGCCGGCTGGGCGCAACGTCGGCAACGAAAAGGCAGAATACGGGCTTATTATACCCTACAGCTACGATTTTAGTAAGAAGCTCAACCTGCAGGTGCAGTTGGAAAACGACCTGCGCTACGACTCAGAAGCTGGGGAGCGCTTCGTGCGCGTCTCCCCCAGCTCGGCCATCGACTACGAGTTTTCGAAGAAGTTTTCCAGCTTCGTCGAAATCGTGGGGCAGTGGGATACACGCCAATCGTCGTGGCAGGCGTCCGTCAACTTGGGCCCGCAGTTCAACATCAGCGACAACGTAATTCTCGACGGCGGCGCTCACCTTGCCCTTACCCGCGAAATCGACCGCGAGTATTTCTTAGGCCTAAGCTTCAGAATATAA